GGTGCTCACGACGAAATTGTCAAAGTAGCGTTCCTGGGGCTGCGGGGCACCGTCGTTCCAGTAGTTCTCGAGGAACACGGTATTGATGCCGTATTCGCTATACGTGCCCTGCCAGTTGAGCCCCTCGAACCGCGCCTCCAGGCCGCCGTTGATCCAGAGATCGAAGACGCCGTTGGCACGGCCGGGATCATTCAGGCGGGCGTGGGCCTCGATGCAATACCACCTGCCCACGTGCATCTGATCGAAAATCGGCGTCCGGCTCCACGCCGTGCCGAGCCACCGGAAATGGGCGAAGTCGTTGTATTCGGTCGTTCGCACGGTGCCCGACTCATCCGTGCCCGATGCCGGGACGATCCCCAGATGGTACGGCTGCCCCTCCGACATGACACCCGACCAGACATGCGCCATCATCGCCTGGGCCCAGTTCCGGTTCACCAGCACCTGGGCGCGGCTCATCTTGTTGCCGCCCGCTCCGATCCAGCCCGCCTGGAGCTTCACGAGGTGCCGCCAGTAGATCTCGCGATAGCGGGCAGTGCCGGCATCCACGGGGCGGAAATAGGGCGCCGGGGTCTTGCCGATGGCGAGTTTGAGGGACCCGGCCTGCACCTGCCCGGCGCGGGAGAACCGGGCCCGCATGCCCGTTGAGCCCGCGTATCCGACGCCCGGCAGGCGCACAAAGCTGCCGTCTGTGGCCACGTATTCGAAGTACGAGGCGAGCCGATCTTTTTCGAAGTCGTCGCACCAGATCCACCCCGGCTTGGGCGCCTCGCATTCGGCCGTGTCCTTCCTGGTGGGCCACACTGTGATGACGGCCGCGGCGCTCTTGCCCTCGCTGGTGGCGACGATCTGTGCTGTACCGGGCGCGTGCCCGCTGACGAGGCCCAATGGCGAGACCGTGGCGGTCTCGGGATTCAGGCTCGTCCAGG
The window above is part of the Candidatus Rokuibacteriota bacterium genome. Proteins encoded here:
- a CDS encoding Ig-like domain-containing protein: MRAVTTCSQLPLVLLTVAAVAALAGHGCARTEVSSAFPTGPVESLTVSPSADTLLVGDSQQLVALGKDGKGRPLTGRDVSWTSLNPETATVSPLGLVSGHAPGTAQIVATSEGKSAAAVITVWPTRKDTAECEAPKPGWIWCDDFEKDRLASYFEYVATDGSFVRLPGVGYAGSTGMRARFSRAGQVQAGSLKLAIGKTPAPYFRPVDAGTARYREIYWRHLVKLQAGWIGAGGNKMSRAQVLVNRNWAQAMMAHVWSGVMSEGQPYHLGIVPASGTDESGTVRTTEYNDFAHFRWLGTAWSRTPIFDQMHVGRWYCIEAHARLNDPGRANGVFDLWINGGLEARFEGLNWQGTYSEYGINTVFLENYWNDGAPQPQERYFDNFVVSTQRIGC